Proteins encoded by one window of Sulfurospirillum barnesii SES-3:
- a CDS encoding flagellar basal body-associated FliL family protein — protein MFNERLLKISLAFIALLILFGIFMLNYALKDDDSRSSYENIPQQKSAKRSTNANEVSLDTIYINIKSPKFKILKADIALEMKSAESKKALQGNMQNVRNVMLRYLNEMEAKGLETNEGKDRLKEELITLLEENFGYDVERIYLKNFILSP, from the coding sequence ATGTTTAATGAACGATTGCTTAAAATTTCACTCGCTTTTATAGCGCTTCTTATCCTTTTTGGAATTTTTATGCTTAATTATGCGTTGAAAGATGATGATTCACGTTCATCGTATGAAAATATACCCCAACAAAAGAGTGCTAAGCGAAGTACCAATGCAAATGAGGTTAGTTTGGATACGATTTATATCAATATTAAATCCCCAAAATTTAAAATTTTAAAAGCAGATATTGCCCTTGAGATGAAAAGTGCTGAGTCTAAAAAAGCGTTGCAAGGAAATATGCAAAACGTACGCAATGTAATGTTACGCTATTTAAATGAAATGGAAGCAAAAGGCTTGGAAACCAATGAGGGGAAAGACCGTCTTAAAGAGGAGTTGATAACACTTTTGGAGGAAAATTTTGGTTACGATGTTGAACGTATTTACCTCAAAAATTTTATTCTTTCCCCTTGA
- the typA gene encoding translational GTPase TypA — protein sequence MQEFRNIAVIAHVDHGKTTLVDELLKQSGTYSAHQKVEERAMDSNDLEKERGITILSKNTAIRYKETKINIIDTPGHADFGGEVERVLKMVDGVLLLVDAQEGVMPQTKFVVKKALSLGLCPIIVVNKIDKPAADPDRVIDEVFDLLVALGANEQQLEFPIIYAAARDGYAKYSMDDENKNLEPLFETIIKHVPAPSGKAENPLQLQVFTLDYDNYVGKIGIARIFNGTIKKNETVMLAKADGEQVRGRVSKLIGFHGLDRIDINEAESGDIVAVAGFETLDVGDSLVDPANPMPLDPLHIEEPTLSVVFGVNDSPFAGLEGKYVTSNKLAERLESEMKTNIAMKYESEGEGKFKVSGRGELQITILAENMRREGFEFSLGRPEVIIKEENGVKMEPYEHLVIDVPDEFTGAVIEKLGRKKAEMKAMNPTGDGQTRIEFEIPARGLIGFRGQFLTDTKGEGVMNHSFLEFRPLSGEVEHRKNGALISMETGTAMGYSLFSLQERGILFIDVQVKVYAGMIIGEHSRPNDLDVNPIKGKPQSNVRSSGADEAIKLVPPRKMNLELALEWIENDELVEVTPTNIRIRKKYLDPTVRKRMSR from the coding sequence TTGCAAGAGTTTAGAAATATTGCCGTGATCGCGCACGTTGATCACGGAAAAACAACCCTAGTGGATGAGCTGCTAAAGCAATCAGGTACGTACAGTGCGCACCAAAAAGTAGAAGAAAGAGCAATGGATAGCAACGATTTGGAGAAAGAACGTGGTATTACCATTCTTTCTAAAAATACAGCGATTCGTTATAAAGAGACTAAGATTAACATTATCGACACTCCAGGCCACGCCGATTTTGGTGGTGAGGTTGAGCGTGTTTTAAAGATGGTTGATGGTGTTTTATTGCTGGTTGATGCACAAGAAGGTGTTATGCCACAAACCAAATTTGTTGTTAAAAAGGCATTGAGCCTTGGACTTTGTCCGATTATTGTGGTCAATAAAATCGACAAACCTGCCGCTGATCCTGATCGTGTGATTGATGAAGTGTTTGACCTTTTAGTTGCTCTTGGTGCGAATGAACAACAACTTGAATTCCCCATTATTTACGCTGCGGCACGTGATGGTTATGCTAAATACAGCATGGATGATGAGAACAAAAATCTTGAGCCATTGTTTGAAACCATCATTAAGCATGTTCCAGCACCTTCTGGTAAAGCGGAAAATCCTCTTCAACTTCAAGTGTTTACCCTTGATTATGATAACTATGTGGGGAAAATTGGTATTGCTCGTATTTTTAATGGAACTATCAAGAAGAATGAGACAGTTATGCTTGCAAAGGCCGATGGTGAGCAAGTACGTGGACGTGTATCAAAATTGATTGGTTTTCATGGCTTGGATCGCATTGATATTAACGAAGCAGAGAGTGGTGACATTGTAGCAGTAGCTGGTTTTGAAACACTGGACGTAGGTGATAGTTTAGTTGACCCTGCTAATCCTATGCCACTTGATCCTTTGCACATTGAAGAACCGACCCTCTCCGTTGTGTTTGGTGTTAATGATTCGCCATTTGCAGGACTTGAGGGTAAATATGTTACTTCAAATAAACTTGCAGAACGTCTTGAATCTGAGATGAAAACAAACATTGCGATGAAGTACGAGTCTGAGGGTGAGGGTAAGTTTAAAGTTTCAGGACGTGGAGAACTTCAAATTACCATTTTGGCTGAAAATATGAGGCGTGAGGGTTTTGAGTTTTCACTTGGTCGCCCTGAGGTTATTATTAAAGAAGAAAATGGTGTAAAAATGGAACCATATGAGCATCTTGTGATTGATGTTCCTGATGAATTCACGGGTGCGGTTATTGAGAAATTAGGTCGCAAAAAAGCAGAAATGAAAGCGATGAACCCAACAGGTGATGGGCAAACCAGAATTGAGTTTGAAATTCCTGCTCGTGGTTTGATTGGTTTTCGTGGACAATTTTTGACCGATACCAAAGGTGAGGGCGTTATGAACCACTCCTTTTTAGAATTCCGTCCTTTAAGTGGTGAAGTTGAACACCGTAAAAATGGCGCATTGATTTCTATGGAGACAGGTACTGCGATGGGTTACTCACTCTTTAGTTTACAAGAGCGTGGTATTTTATTTATTGATGTACAGGTAAAAGTCTACGCAGGTATGATTATTGGTGAACATTCACGTCCAAACGACTTGGATGTCAACCCCATCAAAGGTAAGCCACAAAGTAACGTAAGAAGTAGTGGAGCAGATGAAGCAATTAAGCTTGTGCCACCTCGAAAAATGAACCTTGAATTAGCGTTAGAGTGGATTGAAAATGACGAATTGGTAGAGGTCACACCAACCAATATTCGTATTCGTAAAAAATACCTTGACCCAACCGTACGTAAGCGTATGAGTCGTTAA